Proteins found in one Streptomyces sp. NBC_00461 genomic segment:
- a CDS encoding sugar phosphate isomerase/epimerase family protein yields MPRQFTLFTGQWADLPLEEVCRLARDFGYDGLELACWGDHFEVDKALADPAYIDSRKQLLDKYGLKCWAVSNHLTGQAVCDAIIDERHQAILPGEVWGDGDPEGVRRRAAQRMQDTARAAAAFGVDTVIGFTGSAIWHLVAMFPPAPQAMIERGYEDFAERWNPILDVFDQEGVRFAHEVHPSEIAYDYWTTHRALEAVGGRPAFGLNFDPSHFVWQDLDPVGFLWDFRDRIYHVDCKEARKRLDGRNGRLGSHLPWGDPRRGWDFVSAGHGDVPWEDVFRMLRSIDYQGPVSVEWEDAGMDRLQGAPEALTRLKAYDFEPPSASFDAAFGN; encoded by the coding sequence ATGCCGCGTCAGTTCACGCTCTTCACCGGCCAGTGGGCCGACCTGCCACTCGAAGAAGTCTGCCGCCTGGCCCGCGACTTCGGCTACGACGGCCTCGAACTCGCCTGCTGGGGAGACCACTTCGAGGTCGACAAGGCGCTCGCGGACCCTGCGTACATCGACTCCAGGAAGCAACTGCTGGACAAGTACGGCCTCAAGTGCTGGGCCGTCTCCAACCACCTGACCGGCCAGGCGGTGTGCGACGCGATCATCGACGAACGCCATCAGGCCATCCTGCCGGGCGAGGTGTGGGGCGACGGAGACCCGGAAGGAGTCCGGCGACGGGCGGCACAGCGCATGCAGGACACCGCGCGGGCCGCGGCCGCCTTCGGTGTCGACACCGTCATCGGCTTCACCGGCTCCGCCATCTGGCACCTGGTCGCCATGTTCCCGCCCGCCCCCCAGGCGATGATCGAGCGCGGCTACGAGGACTTCGCGGAACGCTGGAACCCGATCCTGGACGTCTTCGACCAGGAGGGCGTGCGGTTCGCCCACGAGGTCCACCCGAGCGAGATCGCCTACGACTACTGGACAACTCACCGCGCCCTGGAGGCAGTTGGCGGCCGCCCCGCCTTCGGTCTGAACTTCGACCCCTCGCACTTCGTGTGGCAGGACCTCGACCCGGTCGGCTTCCTGTGGGACTTCCGCGACCGGATCTACCACGTGGACTGCAAGGAGGCCCGCAAGCGTCTCGACGGCCGCAACGGCCGTCTCGGCTCCCACCTGCCGTGGGGCGACCCGCGCCGGGGCTGGGACTTCGTGTCCGCGGGACACGGTGACGTCCCCTGGGAGGACGTCTTCCGGATGCTGCGGTCCATCGACTACCAGGGCCCCGTCTCCGTGGAGTGGGAGGACGCCGGCATGGACCGGCTCCAGGGCGCCCCCGAAGCCCTCACCCGCCTGAAGGCGTACGACTTCGAGCCGCCGTCGGCCTCCTTCGACGCCGCGTTCGGCAACTGA
- a CDS encoding PQQ-dependent sugar dehydrogenase produces MHGNTSNTSTDRIETHRRRFRRAVALLGGALLAGASLTFTAPQAGAAVADPGAAPAAAAAEDFQQVTLAKGEPEVGEPMSLAVLPDRSVLHTSRDGELRLTDAAGNTRLIGKLNVYSHDEEGLQGVGVDPDFATNRAIYLYYAPPLDTPAGDAPETGSRADFAPFDGVNRLSRFVLKADGTLDAASERKVLDIPASRGLCCHVGGDIDFDAAGNLYLSTGDDTNPFQSDGYSPLDERAERNPAFDAQRSAGNTNDLRGKILRIKVGADGSYSVPDGNLFAPGTDRTRPEIYAMGFRNPFRFSVDKKTGILYVGDYGPDAGAADPARGPAGQVEFARVTGPGNFGWPYCTGANDAYVDYDFATKTSGDSFDCSAPKNNSPHNTGLTDLPPAQPAWIPYNGPSVPEFGDGSESPMGGPVYHYDASLDSPVKFPEAYDGNFFAGEFGRRWIKRIAADGSGNVQSINAFPWTGTQVMDMAFGPDGALYVLDYGTAWFGGDEHSGLYRIENATDGHSPVPQAAASRTSGQAPLKVQFSSEGSTDQDGDALTYSWDFGDGGRSTAADPTYKYKKNGTYTATLTAKDPTGRTGSASVQIVVGNTAPKVMLELPKDGQLFSFGDAVPFKVRVTDPEDGTAVDCSKVKVNFILGHDTHGHPQTSASGCTGTIQTSADGGHDEDANIFGVLDAEYTDSGGGGQAPLTSHDQSVLEPRHRQAEHFGNGSGVSVITKDTAHGGRTVGDIDNGDWISFTPYVLSNAKKITARIASGGAGGTLEVRAGSSTGTLLGKATVPVTGGWETFQDVRADLSRAPRGTTTLYLVFKGGSGALFDVDDFTFTTG; encoded by the coding sequence GTGCACGGGAACACCAGCAACACCAGCACCGACAGAATCGAGACCCACAGACGCCGCTTCCGCAGAGCCGTCGCCCTCCTCGGCGGCGCGCTCCTCGCGGGCGCATCCCTCACCTTCACGGCGCCTCAGGCCGGCGCAGCCGTCGCCGACCCGGGAGCCGCACCGGCGGCAGCCGCCGCCGAGGACTTCCAGCAGGTCACCCTCGCCAAGGGCGAACCGGAGGTCGGCGAGCCCATGTCGCTCGCAGTCCTCCCCGACCGCTCGGTCCTGCACACCTCGCGGGACGGCGAACTCCGGCTGACGGACGCCGCGGGCAACACGCGGCTGATCGGCAAGCTGAACGTCTACTCCCACGACGAGGAGGGCCTCCAAGGGGTCGGCGTCGACCCGGACTTCGCGACCAACCGCGCCATCTACCTCTACTACGCGCCCCCGTTGGACACCCCCGCCGGTGACGCCCCGGAGACCGGCAGCCGGGCCGACTTCGCGCCCTTCGACGGCGTCAACCGTCTCTCCCGCTTCGTCCTGAAGGCCGACGGCACCCTCGACGCGGCGAGCGAGAGGAAGGTCCTGGACATTCCGGCCTCCCGCGGGCTGTGCTGCCACGTCGGCGGCGACATCGACTTCGACGCGGCGGGCAACCTGTACCTGTCGACGGGCGACGACACCAACCCCTTCCAGTCGGACGGCTACAGCCCCCTAGACGAACGCGCCGAGCGCAACCCCGCCTTCGACGCCCAGCGTTCGGCCGGCAACACCAACGACCTGCGCGGCAAGATCCTGCGTATCAAGGTCGGCGCCGACGGCTCGTACAGCGTCCCCGACGGCAACCTCTTCGCGCCCGGCACGGACAGGACGCGGCCCGAGATCTACGCGATGGGCTTCCGCAACCCGTTCCGCTTCAGCGTCGACAAGAAGACCGGCATCCTCTACGTCGGTGACTATGGCCCCGACGCCGGCGCCGCCGACCCTGCCCGCGGACCCGCCGGCCAGGTCGAGTTCGCGCGGGTGACCGGCCCCGGCAACTTCGGCTGGCCGTACTGCACCGGCGCCAACGACGCCTACGTGGACTACGACTTCGCGACCAAGACGTCCGGCGACTCGTTCGACTGCAGCGCGCCGAAGAACAACTCCCCGCACAACACCGGCCTCACCGACCTGCCCCCGGCCCAGCCCGCCTGGATCCCCTACAACGGCCCGTCCGTACCGGAGTTCGGCGACGGCTCCGAGTCCCCGATGGGCGGCCCGGTCTACCACTACGACGCCTCGCTCGACTCGCCGGTCAAGTTCCCCGAGGCCTACGACGGCAACTTCTTCGCCGGAGAGTTCGGCCGCCGCTGGATCAAGCGGATCGCCGCCGACGGCAGCGGAAACGTCCAGTCGATCAACGCCTTCCCCTGGACCGGCACCCAGGTGATGGACATGGCCTTCGGCCCCGACGGCGCGCTGTACGTCCTCGACTACGGCACCGCGTGGTTCGGCGGCGACGAGCACTCGGGCCTGTACCGCATCGAGAACGCGACCGACGGCCACTCGCCGGTTCCGCAGGCGGCGGCGAGCAGGACCTCCGGGCAGGCCCCGCTGAAGGTGCAGTTCTCCTCCGAGGGCTCGACCGACCAGGACGGCGACGCCCTCACCTACAGCTGGGACTTCGGCGACGGCGGCAGGTCGACGGCGGCTGACCCGACGTACAAGTACAAGAAGAACGGCACCTACACGGCGACCCTGACCGCCAAGGACCCCACCGGCCGCACCGGCAGCGCGAGCGTGCAGATCGTCGTCGGCAACACCGCGCCCAAGGTGATGCTCGAACTCCCCAAGGACGGGCAGCTGTTCAGCTTCGGCGACGCCGTCCCGTTCAAGGTACGGGTTACCGACCCCGAGGACGGCACGGCCGTCGACTGCTCCAAGGTCAAGGTCAACTTCATCCTCGGCCACGACACCCACGGCCACCCGCAGACCTCCGCGAGCGGCTGCACCGGCACCATCCAGACGAGCGCCGACGGCGGCCACGACGAGGACGCCAACATCTTCGGAGTCCTCGACGCCGAGTACACCGACAGCGGAGGCGGCGGCCAGGCCCCGCTCACCTCGCACGACCAGAGCGTCCTCGAACCCAGGCACCGCCAGGCCGAGCACTTCGGCAACGGCTCCGGCGTCTCCGTCATCACCAAGGACACCGCGCACGGCGGCAGGACCGTCGGCGACATCGACAACGGCGACTGGATCTCCTTCACGCCGTACGTGTTGAGCAACGCGAAGAAGATCACCGCGCGCATCGCGTCGGGCGGCGCGGGCGGCACCCTGGAAGTCCGGGCGGGCTCGTCCACCGGCACCCTGCTGGGCAAGGCGACCGTCCCCGTGACCGGCGGCTGGGAGACCTTCCAGGACGTCAGGGCCGACCTGTCCCGCGCACCGAGGGGCACGACCACCCTCTACCTGGTGTTCAAGGGCGGATCCGGCGCGCTCTTCGACGTGGACGACTTCACCTTCACGACCGGCTGA
- a CDS encoding ThuA domain-containing protein: MRSTNRLATAVVGAALLLGCVSGPASSHTGGHPADDGKRVLVFSRTAGFRHDSIPVGVETVKQLGESGGFAVDATEDAGAFTAKNLRRYDAVVFLSTTGDVLDATQQSAFEGYIRHGGGYVGIHAAADTEYDWAFYGGLAGAYFQSHPAIQPATVDVEDRSHPATSALARTWNRTDEWYNYRSNPRERAHVLASLDESSYTGGTMNGDHPIAWCQNYQGGRAFYTGLGHTKESYAEPAFRQHLSGGIRWAIGDAQADCRPENGYRPLFDGSAASLAGWKQAGPGSFTLDDDGTLTSSGGMGLLWYSASRFTSYSLKLDWRMTGADGDDNSGVFVGFPPSDDPWSAVDNGYEIQIDATDVPEKTTGSVYGFRSADLKKRDRALNPPGEWNTYEIRVEGEHLRIWLNGVKINDFTNTDPARSLADGHIGLQNHGADDQVSFRDVRIKELPGKGN, encoded by the coding sequence ATGCGCTCAACCAACCGACTGGCAACCGCCGTTGTGGGTGCCGCGCTGCTCCTCGGCTGTGTCTCGGGGCCCGCCTCCTCACACACCGGCGGGCACCCCGCCGACGACGGGAAGCGGGTTCTGGTCTTCTCCCGGACGGCCGGCTTCCGGCACGACTCCATCCCGGTCGGCGTCGAGACGGTGAAGCAGCTGGGCGAGAGCGGCGGCTTCGCGGTCGACGCGACGGAGGACGCGGGCGCGTTCACCGCGAAGAACCTGCGCCGCTACGACGCCGTCGTGTTCCTGTCGACGACGGGAGATGTGCTCGACGCGACCCAACAGAGCGCCTTCGAGGGCTACATCCGGCACGGCGGCGGCTACGTCGGCATCCACGCCGCCGCGGACACCGAGTACGACTGGGCGTTCTACGGCGGCCTCGCCGGCGCCTACTTCCAGTCGCACCCGGCGATCCAGCCCGCGACGGTCGACGTCGAGGACCGCTCCCACCCGGCGACGTCGGCACTGGCGCGGACCTGGAACCGCACCGACGAGTGGTACAACTACCGCTCGAATCCACGAGAGCGCGCCCATGTCCTGGCCTCGCTCGACGAGTCCTCGTACACCGGCGGCACCATGAACGGCGACCATCCGATTGCCTGGTGCCAGAACTACCAGGGCGGCCGCGCCTTCTACACCGGCCTCGGCCACACCAAGGAGTCGTACGCCGAACCCGCCTTCCGACAGCACCTGTCGGGCGGAATCCGCTGGGCGATCGGCGACGCACAGGCCGACTGCCGGCCGGAGAACGGCTACCGGCCGCTCTTCGACGGTTCCGCCGCGTCCCTGGCCGGCTGGAAACAGGCGGGCCCCGGCTCCTTCACCCTCGACGACGACGGCACGCTGACGTCGTCGGGCGGCATGGGCCTGCTCTGGTACTCCGCGTCGCGCTTCACCTCGTACTCACTGAAGCTCGACTGGAGGATGACCGGCGCCGACGGTGACGACAACTCCGGCGTGTTCGTGGGCTTTCCGCCCTCGGACGACCCGTGGTCGGCCGTGGACAACGGCTACGAGATCCAGATCGACGCCACCGACGTACCCGAGAAGACGACAGGGTCCGTCTACGGCTTCCGATCCGCCGACCTGAAGAAGCGCGACCGTGCGCTGAACCCGCCGGGGGAGTGGAACACGTACGAGATCCGGGTGGAGGGCGAACACCTCCGCATCTGGCTCAACGGCGTGAAGATCAACGATTTCACCAACACCGATCCGGCCCGGAGCCTCGCCGACGGACACATCGGCCTCCAGAACCACGGAGCCGACGACCAGGTGTCCTTCCGCGACGTCCGCATCAAGGAACTGCCCGGCAAGGGCAATTGA
- a CDS encoding inositol-3-phosphate synthase, translated as MSASVSDSDSDHVSDSDSGSTPRVGVWLIGARGSVATTVVAGCAALAAGLQPPTGLVTETPVFAGAGLPPLASLVFGGHDTLDCPLPKRAEALAAGGVLPVGLPTAVAAELAAADGEIRPGGPTPGDTRSEEELIAAFAADMTDFVRRGSLACAVVVNVASTEPPATGSALPPSSLYAAAALRAGCPYVNFTPSTGLHHPALADAAASSGLPYAGRDGKTGQTLLRSVLGPMFTQRALAVRAWSGTNLLGGGDGAALADPAAAAAKNAGKERVLADTLAATPEGEVHIDDVPALGDWKTAWDHVAFDGFLGTRMVLQTIWQGCDSALAAPLVLDLARLLARADEAGLSGPLAELGFYFKDPVGEGPSALGEQYTAVTGFAGRLSGSRSGGEVAGGGGRGGGGREDGNGGGRGVGSGRAGGSGGFGRADGSGRTGRRLGELW; from the coding sequence ATGTCCGCGTCTGTTTCCGATTCCGATTCCGATCACGTTTCTGATTCTGATTCCGGTTCCACGCCGCGCGTCGGCGTTTGGCTGATCGGGGCGCGTGGCTCCGTGGCGACCACCGTCGTTGCGGGCTGCGCCGCCCTGGCCGCGGGCCTGCAACCGCCCACCGGTCTGGTCACCGAGACACCCGTCTTCGCAGGGGCCGGACTGCCGCCGCTCGCCTCCCTCGTCTTCGGCGGACACGACACCCTGGACTGCCCCCTGCCCAAACGCGCGGAGGCACTCGCGGCAGGCGGTGTCCTTCCCGTCGGCCTCCCCACGGCAGTGGCGGCCGAACTGGCCGCCGCCGACGGGGAGATCAGACCGGGCGGACCGACCCCCGGCGACACACGGAGCGAAGAGGAACTGATCGCCGCCTTCGCCGCGGACATGACCGACTTCGTACGGCGAGGCAGCCTGGCGTGTGCCGTGGTGGTGAACGTGGCCTCCACCGAGCCCCCGGCCACGGGCTCTGCCCTCCCGCCCAGCTCCCTCTATGCGGCGGCGGCCCTGCGCGCGGGCTGCCCGTACGTCAACTTCACCCCGTCGACCGGTCTGCACCACCCCGCTCTGGCGGACGCGGCGGCATCGAGCGGCCTGCCGTACGCGGGACGCGACGGCAAGACAGGCCAGACGCTGCTGCGTTCCGTCCTCGGCCCGATGTTCACCCAGCGGGCCCTCGCGGTTCGCGCCTGGTCCGGCACCAATCTGCTCGGTGGAGGCGACGGCGCCGCCCTGGCCGACCCGGCAGCCGCCGCGGCGAAGAACGCCGGCAAGGAACGCGTCCTCGCCGACACCCTCGCCGCCACCCCCGAGGGCGAGGTCCACATCGACGACGTGCCCGCGCTCGGCGACTGGAAGACCGCGTGGGACCACGTCGCCTTCGACGGGTTCCTCGGCACCCGCATGGTTCTCCAGACCATCTGGCAGGGCTGTGACTCGGCCCTGGCGGCCCCCCTGGTACTCGACCTGGCGCGGCTGCTCGCCCGAGCCGACGAAGCCGGGCTGTCCGGCCCGCTCGCTGAGCTCGGCTTCTACTTCAAGGACCCGGTGGGGGAGGGACCTTCGGCGCTGGGAGAGCAGTACACGGCTGTGACCGGGTTCGCGGGGCGGCTGTCGGGTTCTCGGAGCGGTGGCGAGGTTGCTGGAGGAGGGGGACGAGGAGGGGGAGGGAGAGAGGACGGGAACGGGGGCGGGCGGGGTGTCGGTTCCGGTCGTGCCGGCGGTTCCGGTGGTTTCGGCCGAGCCGACGGTTCCGGTCGTACCGGTCGGCGGCTGGGGGAGTTGTGGTGA